AGACCGCGAAGCTCTTGCCCTTGAAGGTCGCGTCGAGCTTGGGCCGCAGCACATGTGCGCGATCGAGCAGGATCTCGAGGTTGTCCCCGGTGGCCGAGAGCGCGTCCATCAGCTGCCGGGTGTTGTCCAGCAGACTGGCGAGCTGCTCGCCGGAGCTGCTCGCGTAGTCGCCGAGCGCGGCGCTGGTGGTCGACACCTTGGTCAGCAGATCACCGATGGCGCGGTTGTTCTCGGCGATCGCGCCGATCATCTGCGGCAGGGTGTCGGCCACCTGGCCGAGCTCGTTGCGCCGGGTCTCGATGGTGTTGGCCAGCGCGCTGAACTCGGTCAGCACCCCGTCCACCTTCGCGCTGTTGTCGTTCAAACTGCCGATCACCCCGGTCATTTCGGTGATCAGGTGGGACAGCTGGCCGCCGCGCCCGCCGACGATGGAGTCCAGCTCCGAGGTCAGCTTGCTCAAGCTGGCGACGCCACCGCCGTTGAACAGCATGGAGATCGAGATCAGCAGCTGCTCGACGGTCGCGCCCGCGGAGGTCTTGTCCAGCCCGAGGGTGGCGCCGTCGCGCAGCATGGTCGCGCCCGCCTCGGTCTTCGGCTTGGACACCGCGATGAACACGTCACCGAGCGGGGTGGCCTGGCGCAGTTCGGCCGTGCTGCCCTCGGGCAACTCGATGTCCTTGCTGATCTGCAGGTCGACGACCGCCTGGAAGTTCTTGGTGGTGATCTTGGAGACCACGCCGACATCCGAGCCGCCGATCTTCACCTTCGCCTGATCGGGCAGGTTCAGCGCGTTCTCGAAAACCGCGTGGACCGTGTAGGTTTCGCCGCCGACACCCGGTTTGGGCAGCGGCAGCTTCTCCACCGTGAGCCCGCACCCGGAGGTGACCGACACGGCCGCCACCGCCGCCAGCGCCATCAGCGCCCGTCGTGCCTTGATCGTCATTCGATACGTCATTTCGTCAGTCCGAGCAGCGCTGCCGTGAGGCCGTAATCCGGCCCGAAGTCCTGGCCGTATCCGGTACGGCAGCCCTCCGCCTTC
This genomic stretch from Nocardia brasiliensis ATCC 700358 harbors:
- a CDS encoding MCE family protein; translation: MTIKARRALMALAAVAAVSVTSGCGLTVEKLPLPKPGVGGETYTVHAVFENALNLPDQAKVKIGGSDVGVVSKITTKNFQAVVDLQISKDIELPEGSTAELRQATPLGDVFIAVSKPKTEAGATMLRDGATLGLDKTSAGATVEQLLISISMLFNGGGVASLSKLTSELDSIVGGRGGQLSHLITEMTGVIGSLNDNSAKVDGVLTEFSALANTIETRRNELGQVADTLPQMIGAIAENNRAIGDLLTKVSTTSAALGDYASSSGEQLASLLDNTRQLMDALSATGDNLEILLDRAHVLRPKLDATFKGKSFAVYATATNLDLSALTDPEHGRLQDLQDLQDFAGSLIQVLQIVQSRVQGGHR